A DNA window from Bdellovibrio sp. BCCA contains the following coding sequences:
- a CDS encoding FAD-binding oxidoreductase yields the protein MSTALIELESFLQKDQIKTDEESLKYWGKDWTTYFDIKASAIVFPRKTEDVVALVKWARKNKIALVPSGGRTGLSGSAVATQGEVVVSFDQMNKIKDFSPVDQSVVIEPGVVTEALQEFAHSKHLFYPVDFAATGSSQMGGNIATNAGGIKVVRYGLTREWIAGLKVVTGTGDVLELNNGLVKNATGYDLRHLFVGSEGTLGFIVEATIKLAPAPPPMKVLVMAVSGLDAVMTIFAEFKTKTSLVAFEMFSDKALKKVLENTGLPAPLETQSPFYVLAEVETRNEQDEEHALGVFEKCLEEGWVLDGVISQSDVQAATFWRYREDISESLAKYSPYKNDIAVTISKVPPFMEDLDKVLAQAYPTWEVVWFGHIGDGNLHINILRPAGMTKEEFVQECRKVDVMVFDTVKKYKGSISAEHGVGLTKKSFLNYTRSSAEIEIMRGIKKVFDPDNIMNPGKVL from the coding sequence ATGTCGACGGCCCTCATCGAGCTTGAAAGTTTTTTGCAAAAAGACCAAATCAAAACCGACGAAGAGAGCCTCAAGTATTGGGGTAAAGACTGGACGACTTATTTTGACATCAAAGCTTCGGCGATTGTTTTTCCTCGTAAAACTGAAGACGTTGTCGCGCTTGTAAAATGGGCGCGCAAAAATAAAATCGCTCTTGTCCCTTCCGGAGGCCGCACGGGTCTTTCCGGTTCTGCGGTCGCCACTCAAGGCGAAGTCGTTGTGTCTTTTGATCAAATGAACAAGATCAAAGATTTCAGTCCCGTTGATCAAAGTGTTGTGATTGAGCCTGGTGTTGTGACGGAAGCTCTTCAAGAGTTTGCTCACTCAAAACATCTTTTCTATCCCGTGGATTTTGCGGCGACGGGTTCTTCGCAAATGGGTGGGAATATCGCTACCAACGCGGGCGGTATTAAAGTTGTTCGTTATGGTTTGACTCGTGAGTGGATTGCGGGCCTTAAAGTTGTCACAGGAACTGGCGATGTTCTTGAGCTTAACAATGGCCTTGTGAAAAATGCGACAGGTTACGATCTTCGCCATTTGTTTGTCGGCTCTGAAGGAACTTTGGGTTTTATCGTTGAAGCGACTATTAAGTTAGCTCCAGCTCCCCCACCGATGAAAGTTTTGGTGATGGCCGTGAGTGGCCTTGATGCGGTGATGACAATCTTTGCAGAGTTTAAAACGAAAACGTCTTTGGTGGCGTTTGAAATGTTCTCGGATAAAGCTCTAAAAAAAGTTTTGGAAAATACGGGCCTGCCTGCTCCTCTAGAAACTCAATCTCCCTTTTATGTTTTAGCGGAAGTTGAAACTCGCAACGAACAAGATGAAGAACATGCTTTGGGTGTATTTGAAAAATGCCTGGAAGAGGGTTGGGTTCTTGACGGTGTGATCAGTCAGTCCGATGTGCAAGCGGCGACTTTCTGGCGCTACCGTGAAGACATCTCAGAATCTTTGGCGAAATACTCTCCGTACAAAAACGATATTGCTGTGACGATTTCTAAAGTGCCTCCATTCATGGAAGACTTAGACAAAGTTTTGGCACAAGCGTATCCAACTTGGGAAGTGGTCTGGTTCGGTCACATCGGTGACGGAAATCTTCATATCAATATCTTGCGACCTGCTGGAATGACAAAAGAAGAATTCGTTCAAGAATGTCGCAAGGTCGACGTGATGGTTTTTGATACCGTCAAAAAATACAAAGGTTCGATCTCTGCAGAACACGGCGTGGGTTTAACGAAGAAATCTTTCTTAAACTACACTCGCTCGAGCGCCGAAATCGAAATCATGCGCGGAATCAAAAAAGTTTTCGACCCCGACAACATCATGAACCCCGGGAAAGTCCTTTAG
- a CDS encoding lysophospholipid acyltransferase family protein: MKDWNYDNEQWTKLPTYLKHLPLFTRHIDMFSVFMRFLWSIFLKNLAFKFYIRLQVKGTPFKEIYATQPKLIIISNHASHLDAVSIAASIPRRYWLNLYIAAAKDYFFTNALFTFFSKHCLGAIPIDRKDRKGEAINLILKLLTELPRMWLIIFPEGTRSKDGKIQEFKRGVSIFSERTQTPLLFTYLEGNMELWPKGQPIPLPGKLVLHVGPVHPPGPIQQVYAAYKEWVLTINPEAFAKKEEEDTKNDSEQL; the protein is encoded by the coding sequence ATGAAAGATTGGAACTACGATAACGAGCAGTGGACTAAACTGCCGACTTACTTAAAACACTTACCGCTGTTCACACGTCATATCGACATGTTCAGCGTGTTCATGCGTTTTTTGTGGTCGATCTTTCTTAAGAACCTCGCTTTTAAATTTTATATTCGCCTGCAGGTCAAAGGAACTCCGTTTAAGGAGATCTATGCGACTCAACCCAAGTTAATTATTATCAGCAATCACGCAAGTCACTTGGATGCGGTTTCTATCGCAGCTTCTATTCCTCGCCGTTATTGGTTGAATCTTTATATCGCTGCTGCAAAAGATTACTTCTTTACGAATGCGCTTTTCACATTTTTTTCAAAGCACTGCTTGGGTGCCATTCCTATCGACCGCAAAGACCGTAAGGGTGAAGCGATCAATTTGATTTTGAAATTACTCACAGAGCTTCCTCGCATGTGGTTGATTATTTTCCCCGAGGGCACACGCTCCAAAGATGGGAAAATTCAGGAATTCAAACGTGGGGTTTCTATTTTCTCTGAAAGAACGCAAACGCCTCTTTTATTCACATATCTTGAAGGCAATATGGAGCTTTGGCCAAAAGGTCAGCCGATTCCATTACCGGGAAAATTGGTTTTGCACGTTGGTCCGGTTCATCCGCCAGGACCGATTCAACAGGTGTATGCTGCTTATAAAGAGTGGGTGTTAACGATCAACCCTGAAGCCTTCGCGAAAAAAGAAGAGGAGGATACTAAAAATGACTCCGAACAACTTTGA
- a CDS encoding MBL fold metallo-hydrolase, producing MTPNNFDIEKTKLTVGTHEVCPIPTGLFGLDGGAMFGTVPKVLWERSNPPDNKNRIPMEARALLLKSPGCNVLIDTGNGKDFVAKYGEKLGNKFAEMYAMEESGPSLLKSLATHGLKPEDVHHVILTHLHFDHAGGATTERDGKLVPTFPKAQYYVQKGNLETASHPNLREKASYYAANFQPLIDAGVLKVIDGPQEILPGISVLISNGHTQAQQVVKITDGKTTVLYCGDMVPTSSHVKIPWLMGYDLHPLTLMEEKQKHLSEAADQHWYLFFEHDPYCDAALIERSGHDFAVQKRFQL from the coding sequence ATGACTCCGAACAACTTTGATATCGAGAAAACAAAATTAACAGTTGGAACTCATGAAGTCTGCCCGATCCCTACGGGCCTTTTTGGCTTGGATGGTGGCGCCATGTTTGGAACGGTTCCAAAAGTTTTATGGGAAAGATCCAATCCTCCAGACAATAAAAACCGCATTCCGATGGAAGCGCGCGCTTTGCTTTTAAAATCTCCGGGATGCAACGTTTTGATTGATACCGGAAACGGCAAAGACTTCGTCGCAAAATACGGCGAAAAATTGGGAAATAAATTTGCTGAGATGTATGCGATGGAGGAAAGCGGTCCTTCACTTCTGAAATCTTTGGCGACTCATGGTTTAAAGCCTGAAGACGTTCATCATGTGATTCTCACTCACCTGCACTTTGATCATGCCGGAGGTGCGACAACAGAGCGCGATGGCAAACTGGTTCCGACTTTTCCCAAAGCTCAATACTACGTGCAAAAAGGAAATCTCGAGACTGCCAGCCATCCCAATCTGCGCGAAAAAGCGAGTTACTATGCCGCGAACTTTCAGCCTTTAATAGATGCTGGAGTTTTAAAAGTGATCGACGGCCCTCAAGAAATCCTTCCGGGAATTTCGGTTCTTATCTCCAATGGTCATACACAAGCTCAGCAGGTCGTGAAAATCACCGACGGCAAGACGACGGTGCTTTATTGCGGCGATATGGTTCCGACAAGCTCTCATGTCAAAATTCCGTGGCTCATGGGATACGATCTTCATCCTTTGACGTTGATGGAAGAAAAGCAAAAGCACTTAAGTGAGGCCGCTGACCAGCATTGGTACCTGTTCTTTGAACACGATCCATATTGCGATGCTGCTCTTATTGAGCGCAGTGGGCACGACTTCGCTGTTCAAAAAAGATTCCAGCTCTAA
- a CDS encoding YgaP family membrane protein, producing MRCNVAVWDRILRFIFGVILTTYAIAGGPFWAYIGIYGLITAAWGLCPLYAFFRIRTLKDFHRAIPDEE from the coding sequence ATGAGATGTAACGTCGCCGTTTGGGACCGCATTTTAAGATTTATCTTTGGCGTGATTCTGACGACTTACGCCATCGCAGGCGGTCCTTTTTGGGCGTACATTGGCATCTATGGTCTTATCACAGCGGCTTGGGGCTTGTGTCCCCTGTACGCTTTCTTTAGAATTAGAACTCTGAAAGATTTCCACCGAGCCATTCCTGACGAAGAATAG
- the serA gene encoding phosphoglycerate dehydrogenase: MEVPVSALRILLVENIHSVARDTLIAEGFKVDLISHAPSEEELLKILPNYDVLGIRSKTEITAEVLRKNPQLTTIGCFCIGTNQVDLMTARECGVPVFNAPHSNTRSVAELVIAEMISLSRQLGDRNTKAHVGEWVKSAEGSREVRGKTVGIVGYGHIGSQVSILAEAMGLRVVFYDVLKKLPLGNAVAKSSLEELLSVSDFVTLHVPETPETKDMIGAKELSMMKKGSYLINASRGTVVVIEALVDALKSKHIAGCAIDVFPEEPASNKEKFKSPLQGVSNVILTPHIGGSTEEAQYAIGMEVAESFRRYLKIGSSSGAVNFPNVDLPVKQGTSRILNVHRNEPGVLGEINGLISKAGANIEGQYLSTDEKIGYLVMDVHSTHADALAIEIGKLGRSIRTRVVY, translated from the coding sequence TTGGAGGTGCCAGTGAGCGCTCTCAGAATTCTTCTTGTTGAAAACATTCATTCGGTTGCTAGAGACACACTTATTGCCGAGGGATTTAAAGTCGATTTGATCTCTCACGCGCCTTCTGAAGAAGAGCTTCTTAAGATTCTTCCGAATTACGACGTGCTCGGCATTCGTTCAAAAACAGAAATCACGGCGGAAGTTTTAAGAAAAAATCCACAACTGACAACAATTGGTTGCTTCTGCATTGGTACAAATCAGGTCGACTTAATGACTGCGCGCGAGTGCGGAGTTCCGGTGTTCAACGCACCTCACTCGAACACGCGTTCGGTGGCTGAACTTGTCATTGCAGAAATGATTTCTTTGTCTCGTCAGTTGGGGGATCGCAACACCAAAGCTCACGTTGGTGAGTGGGTGAAGTCCGCCGAAGGTTCTCGCGAGGTGCGCGGCAAAACGGTCGGTATCGTTGGTTACGGTCACATCGGAAGCCAAGTGAGTATCTTGGCTGAAGCGATGGGACTTCGCGTGGTGTTCTATGATGTGCTTAAGAAATTACCTCTGGGAAATGCAGTTGCAAAAAGTTCGTTAGAAGAACTTCTTTCTGTTTCCGATTTTGTGACTTTACACGTTCCTGAAACTCCAGAAACCAAAGACATGATCGGCGCCAAAGAGCTTTCTATGATGAAAAAAGGAAGTTACTTAATCAACGCCAGCCGCGGAACCGTGGTCGTGATCGAGGCTCTGGTCGATGCTCTAAAATCAAAACATATCGCCGGTTGCGCGATTGACGTTTTCCCTGAGGAGCCTGCAAGCAACAAAGAAAAATTCAAATCACCATTGCAAGGTGTCTCCAATGTGATTCTCACGCCTCACATCGGGGGAAGCACTGAAGAAGCGCAGTACGCCATCGGCATGGAAGTCGCAGAAAGTTTCCGTCGTTATTTGAAAATCGGTTCTTCGTCAGGAGCTGTGAATTTCCCGAATGTGGATTTGCCAGTGAAGCAGGGGACATCACGTATCTTGAACGTTCATAGAAATGAACCAGGTGTGTTGGGGGAAATCAACGGATTGATCTCAAAAGCCGGTGCCAATATCGAGGGACAATATCTCTCAACAGACGAAAAAATCGGTTATCTCGTGATGGACGTGCATTCCACTCACGCTGATGCTTTAGCTATAGAAATCGGAAAACTAGGTCGATCCATCCGCACTCGCGTGGTCTACTAG
- a CDS encoding metal-sensing transcriptional repressor, which yields MSHKKQHLSHKEVSKRLKRAKGHLEKVIQMLEDELPCVDVARQLHAVSNAIIAAKGTYIHDHIEHCLDGKHVDLEELKEITKYIS from the coding sequence ATGAGCCACAAAAAGCAACATCTCAGTCATAAAGAAGTCTCGAAAAGACTCAAAAGAGCAAAGGGACATCTCGAAAAAGTCATTCAAATGCTCGAAGACGAACTGCCTTGCGTCGACGTTGCACGACAGCTTCACGCCGTCTCTAACGCTATTATTGCCGCTAAAGGCACATACATTCACGATCACATTGAACATTGCTTGGATGGCAAGCATGTCGACTTGGAAGAACTTAAAGAGATTACGAAATATATTTCATAA
- a CDS encoding YihY/virulence factor BrkB family protein — protein MSPLVVKANITMKTLWSVLKDTLQQMRDGELALVAASLSFSTAIALVPFIAVVLATFQSIGGLEAFYPKVEALLLANMREAAGSDVTKFIRIFLKNINAGKLGTTGAVFLFITSIRLLHDMEVGIHRVWNQRNTRPFYKRLIYQWALILVIPVFLAIYVGFTSLEQFQFVHRVVPAAVSNSVVLVGTLFLIYKLVPDLQVRTKAAFVSSLLAALTLYGVHKTYAMLAIKFFAYNRIYGSFAALPILLLWILTIWYVILGGVALCASLQKRHVA, from the coding sequence ATGAGTCCGTTGGTTGTTAAAGCAAACATCACTATGAAAACCTTGTGGAGCGTTTTGAAAGACACGCTTCAACAGATGCGCGATGGAGAGCTGGCTCTTGTCGCCGCTTCTTTGTCTTTTTCAACGGCCATTGCTTTGGTTCCTTTTATTGCCGTGGTGCTAGCGACTTTTCAATCCATTGGTGGCCTTGAGGCTTTTTACCCTAAGGTCGAAGCCCTGCTTCTGGCGAATATGAGAGAAGCAGCAGGCAGTGACGTCACGAAGTTCATTCGTATTTTCTTAAAAAATATCAATGCCGGAAAATTAGGGACGACGGGAGCGGTATTTTTATTTATCACTTCGATTCGCCTGCTTCACGATATGGAAGTGGGAATTCACCGCGTATGGAATCAGCGTAACACGAGACCTTTTTACAAACGTCTGATCTATCAATGGGCTTTGATTCTTGTGATTCCCGTTTTTTTGGCGATCTACGTGGGCTTTACTTCCCTTGAACAATTTCAGTTCGTCCACCGAGTGGTGCCGGCTGCGGTTTCAAACTCTGTGGTTTTGGTCGGCACTTTGTTTTTGATTTATAAGCTAGTGCCCGATTTGCAAGTGCGCACGAAAGCGGCGTTTGTAAGTTCCTTATTAGCGGCTTTGACGTTGTACGGAGTTCATAAAACTTACGCGATGCTGGCCATTAAGTTTTTTGCTTACAATAGAATCTATGGATCGTTTGCGGCTCTTCCGATTCTTTTGTTATGGATTCTCACGATTTGGTACGTGATCTTAGGGGGAGTGGCTCTGTGTGCTTCCCTACAGAAACGACACGTTGCATAA
- a CDS encoding BolA/IbaG family iron-sulfur metabolism protein, with the protein MTPEQMKERLEKHYTGAKIEVYDLTGTQDHYEVFVESDVFAGMTRIQQHQHVMACFGPELKTGEVHALSIKTKIK; encoded by the coding sequence ATGACACCAGAACAAATGAAAGAACGTTTAGAGAAGCATTACACTGGGGCCAAAATCGAAGTTTACGATTTAACCGGCACCCAAGATCACTATGAAGTGTTTGTTGAAAGCGACGTGTTTGCGGGAATGACTCGCATTCAACAGCATCAACATGTCATGGCCTGCTTTGGTCCAGAATTAAAGACGGGCGAGGTTCATGCGCTCTCAATCAAGACTAAGATTAAGTAA
- a CDS encoding ABC transporter substrate-binding protein, whose protein sequence is MSNTVIKFFNIERKLLLGRFLTRSGDQAWDFVIPFALLHVFPGRLQIAALYYLMVKIGTFLLTTSAGKWIDSNQRSRVVAAGVWIQFFAVLGGIFCFWYLDKTSHAGLSLSDPSILLLFAVLCFFGIFASLGSVITDIAVGNDLAPLLVSSERLTWFNSWLRRIDLGTEVGAPIVAGIIYAIDLSSIHLFGLFMIAAWNLISFVPEYLLLKNVVNSSNVKKQINSGTESWKDLFQIDLKKALTNPIFPLIFSYALLWLSVLSPHGVLLAGYLKDQMALPESEIGLFRGLGAMFGLLSTLSFPMLVEKIGIIKSSKAHLAFQGVMLIGAIIAFSFQGNLAVYIFLVFILLSRVGLYGFSNGEFELRQRLIPEAKRGELNSLSYLMTTLATLVLFALGSLLPNTEDFKYLVYGSLSAVLIANVIFIRWSKKTGA, encoded by the coding sequence ATGTCAAACACTGTGATAAAGTTTTTTAATATTGAACGAAAATTGCTCTTAGGTAGATTCTTAACTCGCTCTGGCGATCAGGCTTGGGATTTTGTAATTCCTTTTGCATTACTGCATGTGTTTCCAGGTCGGTTGCAAATCGCCGCCCTTTATTACCTGATGGTTAAGATCGGAACTTTTCTTCTAACGACTTCGGCTGGAAAGTGGATTGATTCAAATCAGCGAAGTCGTGTGGTCGCGGCGGGAGTCTGGATTCAATTCTTCGCGGTCCTCGGAGGAATCTTTTGCTTTTGGTATCTGGATAAGACGAGTCACGCAGGTTTGTCTTTATCGGATCCATCGATACTGCTGCTTTTTGCGGTTCTTTGCTTTTTTGGAATTTTCGCGTCGTTAGGCTCTGTCATCACGGATATTGCCGTGGGAAATGATTTGGCTCCATTGTTGGTTTCAAGTGAGCGTCTTACTTGGTTTAACAGTTGGCTAAGAAGAATTGATCTTGGCACGGAAGTGGGAGCTCCTATAGTGGCGGGAATTATTTATGCCATTGATCTTTCCTCTATTCATCTTTTTGGGCTCTTTATGATTGCTGCGTGGAATTTGATTTCTTTTGTTCCCGAATATCTTTTGCTTAAGAACGTCGTGAATAGTTCGAATGTGAAGAAGCAGATAAACAGCGGGACTGAAAGTTGGAAAGATCTTTTTCAGATTGATTTGAAAAAGGCTTTAACGAATCCCATTTTTCCTTTGATCTTTAGTTATGCGTTGTTGTGGTTATCCGTTCTAAGTCCTCACGGCGTTTTGTTGGCCGGATATTTGAAAGACCAAATGGCCTTGCCGGAATCAGAAATCGGCTTGTTTCGGGGACTTGGTGCCATGTTTGGTTTGCTGTCGACATTGAGTTTTCCAATGCTGGTTGAAAAAATAGGAATTATTAAAAGCTCAAAGGCACATCTTGCGTTTCAAGGTGTGATGTTGATTGGCGCGATTATCGCTTTTAGTTTTCAAGGAAACTTGGCCGTTTACATTTTCCTGGTATTTATTCTTTTATCTCGCGTGGGACTTTATGGATTTTCCAATGGCGAATTTGAACTTCGCCAGCGTCTTATTCCCGAAGCAAAGCGGGGAGAGCTGAACTCTTTGAGCTACCTTATGACGACTTTGGCAACGCTTGTGTTGTTTGCCTTGGGAAGTCTGCTGCCTAATACGGAAGATTTTAAATACTTAGTGTACGGCTCTCTCTCCGCTGTGTTGATTGCGAATGTGATCTTCATCAGGTGGTCAAAGAAGACCGGCGCGTGA
- a CDS encoding sigma-54-dependent transcriptional regulator — MASTRVFSLLIVDDDPLVHQSLKMCLPTHWKVFSAPKLEAIQYERFYHAAFVDMHLEPGSTKAAGPQVIEKLIKHNNQLEVVAMSGDLSRPLMESCLKAGAQRFLAKPLMPEEVLLILEKIEALWDLRSMDPSANRHSARWVGSSQASQKIKKRIADLRGETNPVLIEGETGCGKEVVARLLHEQEGDRPFIAVNLASIPENLFESEMFGHVKGAFTGAEQNKVGLTEAANGGDLFLDEIEALPLSQQAKLLRFLETGEVRRVGAKESSQVKTRVIAASNRSLEKMVAAGEFREDLLYRLASQRIDLPPLRERLEDIDELAKHFLEAERPRRNKTIAEDGLASLKKYNWPGNVRELKRVCEQLSLTSPLPFIREEDVTSWLRPTATSAGAPSYTTIDFNKGLNTLVEEFEAHAIRTVLKQTSDIEAAAKILQVSRSNLYKKIKDYKIEEEPS; from the coding sequence ATGGCATCAACTCGAGTTTTTTCTCTACTTATCGTCGACGATGATCCGTTGGTTCATCAGTCTTTAAAGATGTGTTTGCCGACTCATTGGAAGGTTTTTTCAGCTCCCAAGCTTGAAGCCATTCAATACGAGCGTTTCTATCATGCCGCTTTCGTAGACATGCATTTAGAACCGGGCTCGACCAAAGCAGCGGGACCTCAAGTGATCGAAAAACTGATCAAGCATAATAATCAGCTTGAAGTGGTCGCGATGTCTGGGGACTTAAGTCGCCCCTTGATGGAAAGCTGCCTGAAGGCGGGCGCGCAAAGATTCCTCGCAAAACCATTGATGCCGGAAGAAGTTCTTTTGATTCTGGAAAAAATCGAAGCTCTTTGGGATTTGCGCAGCATGGATCCGAGTGCGAATCGTCACAGCGCTCGCTGGGTAGGAAGTTCTCAAGCTTCACAAAAAATTAAAAAACGTATTGCTGATCTTCGCGGTGAAACAAATCCTGTGTTGATCGAAGGTGAAACAGGTTGCGGTAAGGAAGTGGTCGCGCGTCTTTTGCATGAACAAGAAGGTGACCGCCCCTTCATCGCTGTGAATCTGGCGAGCATTCCGGAAAATCTTTTTGAATCAGAAATGTTCGGTCACGTGAAAGGTGCTTTCACCGGAGCTGAGCAAAACAAAGTCGGCCTCACAGAAGCGGCTAATGGTGGAGATTTATTCTTAGATGAAATCGAAGCCTTGCCACTAAGTCAGCAAGCAAAGCTTCTGCGCTTTCTTGAAACAGGTGAGGTTCGCAGAGTGGGAGCAAAAGAAAGCTCCCAAGTAAAAACACGCGTGATTGCTGCAAGCAATAGATCGTTAGAAAAAATGGTCGCCGCTGGTGAATTCCGTGAAGACCTCCTTTACCGGTTGGCTTCTCAACGAATTGATCTTCCGCCGTTGCGCGAACGTCTTGAAGACATTGATGAGCTTGCAAAGCATTTTCTTGAAGCGGAACGCCCTCGCCGCAATAAAACAATTGCCGAAGATGGACTGGCCTCTTTAAAGAAATACAACTGGCCAGGCAACGTGCGTGAACTAAAACGCGTGTGTGAACAACTGAGCCTGACTTCTCCCCTGCCATTTATTCGCGAAGAAGATGTCACCAGCTGGTTAAGACCGACGGCCACTTCTGCGGGAGCACCTTCTTACACGACGATTGATTTCAACAAAGGACTTAACACTTTGGTGGAAGAGTTTGAAGCACACGCAATTCGCACGGTTTTAAAGCAAACCAGCGATATCGAGGCCGCCGCAAAAATTCTGCAGGTCTCACGTTCAAATCTTTATAAGAAAATCAAAGACTACAAAATTGAAGAGGAACCTTCGTAA
- the grxD gene encoding Grx4 family monothiol glutaredoxin, with product MSTTHERIDNILNQHKIVLFMKGTQQFPMCGFSARACAILQDIGVQFHDVNVLEDEEIRSGIKEYGNWPTIPQLYINKQLVGGSDIMMEMYQSGELQELLK from the coding sequence ATGTCTACTACACACGAAAGAATTGATAACATTCTCAATCAACACAAAATCGTCTTGTTCATGAAAGGAACTCAACAGTTCCCGATGTGCGGTTTCTCTGCGCGTGCTTGTGCTATTTTGCAAGACATTGGCGTGCAATTCCACGACGTGAATGTTTTGGAAGACGAAGAAATCCGCTCTGGTATCAAAGAGTACGGCAACTGGCCGACAATTCCGCAACTTTACATCAACAAGCAGTTGGTGGGCGGAAGCGATATCATGATGGAAATGTACCAGTCTGGCGAGCTTCAAGAGCTCTTGAAGTAA
- a CDS encoding PepSY domain-containing protein, with protein MKISRLLTTVLVSTLPFATVQAKDFTGSIKVDRFKTSDYASQAKVSMQDAINAAEKKVPGKAIEAELESEHGYLIYEIKVMKEDKKKAKLKVDAGNLAILSIDDHVLTE; from the coding sequence ATGAAAATTTCAAGACTTCTAACGACCGTTTTGGTTTCAACGTTGCCCTTTGCCACTGTTCAAGCAAAGGACTTCACAGGTTCTATTAAAGTGGATCGCTTTAAAACTTCAGACTACGCTTCACAAGCGAAAGTCAGCATGCAAGATGCCATTAACGCTGCTGAAAAAAAAGTTCCAGGGAAAGCCATCGAAGCCGAACTTGAAAGCGAACACGGCTACTTGATTTATGAAATCAAAGTGATGAAAGAAGATAAGAAGAAAGCGAAACTTAAAGTGGATGCCGGAAATCTTGCCATTCTCTCTATCGACGACCACGTTCTTACAGAATAA
- a CDS encoding phosphatidate cytidylyltransferase: protein MNFFDISFPIRLNMPTAWESHIYRQTVLIVLSIIFVSGAIIFFFRNKNYYFVQSWASIKSWLIAAPLMFLVMGLPEPWPLVFLTILAIAGAKIFFQIMGMFHRSNFVLICYAGIIGLGVCAWYDRLDIYNSMPMVVLGASCLVPLIRNSYKRMIQYMSLTLLAFIFLGWSFMHLGLILKFPNGVYQVMYLIILTEFCDNTNLAVGRYIGGWRMFPGINPRRTVGSTATSIALTIFLAGCMRFLLPDGSDKYWLASGLVASLGGFVGDLVMTAVRRDAGMKTVGPFIIGRGDFLHRVDRLIFVAPIYYYVMTVLL, encoded by the coding sequence ATGAATTTTTTCGACATCAGCTTTCCAATCCGCCTCAATATGCCAACAGCTTGGGAAAGCCATATTTATCGCCAAACTGTTTTGATTGTTCTTTCGATCATCTTTGTCTCTGGTGCGATCATTTTCTTTTTTAGAAACAAGAACTATTACTTCGTGCAATCATGGGCGAGCATTAAGAGTTGGCTGATTGCAGCTCCTTTGATGTTCTTGGTGATGGGCCTACCTGAACCATGGCCTTTGGTGTTTTTGACTATCCTCGCAATTGCCGGAGCTAAAATTTTTTTCCAAATTATGGGGATGTTCCATCGCAGTAATTTCGTTTTGATCTGTTATGCGGGAATTATTGGTCTGGGTGTCTGCGCATGGTATGACCGCTTGGACATTTACAACTCTATGCCGATGGTGGTCTTGGGCGCCAGTTGCCTTGTGCCGCTGATACGCAACTCTTATAAACGCATGATTCAATACATGTCGTTGACTCTTCTCGCATTTATTTTCCTGGGCTGGTCTTTCATGCATTTGGGGCTTATCTTAAAGTTTCCGAATGGCGTCTACCAAGTGATGTACTTGATTATCCTCACAGAGTTCTGCGACAACACGAACTTGGCGGTTGGACGCTATATCGGTGGATGGAGAATGTTCCCTGGAATCAATCCTCGTCGTACGGTAGGAAGTACTGCGACATCCATTGCCCTCACGATCTTTCTTGCAGGTTGCATGCGATTCCTTTTACCAGACGGTTCTGACAAATACTGGTTGGCATCAGGTCTTGTCGCCTCTTTAGGTGGATTCGTCGGTGACCTTGTGATGACAGCCGTTCGTCGCGATGCCGGAATGAAAACCGTGGGACCTTTTATTATCGGGCGTGGAGATTTCCTTCACCGTGTGGATAGATTGATCTTTGTTGCTCCGATTTATTATTATGTGATGACGGTTCTACTATGA